The proteins below come from a single Torulaspora delbrueckii CBS 1146 chromosome 5, complete genome genomic window:
- the LSM8 gene encoding U4/U6-U5 snRNP complex subunit LSM8 (similar to Saccharomyces cerevisiae LSM8 (YJR022W); ancestral locus Anc_5.130) yields the protein MSPLLKDYLGQRIVIITTEGECYVATLEGYDKSVNLLLSNVRRRSDDELLSIALTLRGSEVVVCGLLSNNEVGKLGEEVPALKDTKNKVQDEYLIWEEVLKARLIK from the coding sequence ATGTCACCGCTGCTGAAGGACTACTTGGGACAAAGAATTGTGATCATTACCACAGAGGGAGAGTGCTATGTGGCTACTTTAGAGGGATACGATAAGAGTGTAAATCTGCTGCTATCGAACGTTCGAAGGCGATCGGACGATGAATTACTCAGTATTGCACTAACGCTTCGTGGTAGCGAGGTTGTGGTGTGTGGACTGCTGTCGAATAATGAAGTAGGAAAGCTTGGGGAGGAAGTACCGGCCTTGAAAGATACAAAGAATaaagttcaagatgaaTATTTAATTTGGGAAGAGGTACTGAAAGCTAGGCTGATTAAATAG
- the PCT1 gene encoding choline-phosphate cytidylyltransferase (similar to Saccharomyces cerevisiae PCT1 (YGR202C); ancestral locus Anc_5.137), whose amino-acid sequence MSGSKKENSLKSRLSSSSLSNLFNLNKKRNREDESDSESTNTTDQEGNSEQNEVSVKKPRISGPTEEQEQKWDAELPEELRKYRPRGYKFNLPPKNRPVRIYADGVFDLFHLGHMKQLEQCKKALPNVVLICGVPSDKVTHRLKGLTVLTDKQRCESLKHCRWVDEVVPDAPWCVTPEFLAEHKIDYVAHDDLPYGSAGSDDIYAPIKKMGKFLTTQRTDGISTSDIITRIIRDYDKYLMRNFARGATRKELNVSWLKKNELDFKKHVNDFRSYFKKNQHNLNNVSKDLYFEVREILLRKTLGKKLYSKLAGQGLNRDIKDASQRGQRLIRERSPASEFASSFTGEKLEQNASTDDHDSEEDQNDDEESYSDDSSSTKTSESKRANRSAVSVHNKR is encoded by the coding sequence ATGTCTGgttcgaagaaagagaacTCCTTGAAGAGCAGACTCTCTAGCTCATCTTTATcgaatttgttcaatttgaatAAGAAGCGGAATCGTGAGGATGAATCGGATTCAGAATCGACCAATACTACTGATCAGGAGGGGAATTCGGAGCAAAATGAAGTATCTGTTAAGAAACCACGTATTTCAGGACCTACAGAGGAACAGGAGCAGAAATGGGACGCAGAATTGCCTGAAGAGCTACGTAAATACAGACCAAGAGGTTACAAATTTAACTTGCCTCCCAAGAACAGACCCGTGAGAATTTATGCAGATGGTGTGTTTGATTTATTCCACTTGGGACACATGAAGCAACTTGAACAATGTAAGAAGGCCCTGCCCAATGTGGTGCTGATCTGCGGGGTCCCCAGTGACAAAGTTACACACAGACTGAAGGGGTTGACTGTGTTAACCGACAAGCAAAGATGCGAAAGTTTGAAACATTGTAGATGGGTTGATGAAGTCGTACCCGATGCACCGTGGTGTGTAACTCCCGAGTTCCTTGCCGAGCATAAAATCGATTATGTGGCCCACGATGATCTTCCGTACGGAAGTGCTGGCAGCGATGATATTTACGCaccaatcaagaaaatgggTAAGTTTCTTACTACACAGAGAACAGACGGGATTTCTACGAGTGACATCATCACTAGAATCATCCGAGACTATGACAAGTATCTAATGCGTAATTTTGCTCGTGGAGCTACTAGGAAAGAACTGAACGTTTCgtggttgaagaagaatgagctggatttcaagaaacatgTCAACGATTTTAGAtcatatttcaagaagaatcagcACAATCTGAATAATGTGTCGAAAGACCTGTATTTCGAAGTCAGAGAAATCCTGCTGAGGAAGACTCTAGGTAAGAAATTGTATTCTAAGCTTGCAGGCCAAGGTCTAAATCGAGACATCAAGGATGCTAGTCAAAGAGGCCAAAGGCTAATCCGAGAAAGATCCCCAGCCAGCGAGTTTGCCAGCAGTTTCACTGGCGAAAAACTTGAGCAGAACGCCAGTACAGACGACCATGATTCggaagaagatcaaaacgatgacgaagagaGCTACTCTGACGACAGCAGTTCCACAAAGACAAGTGAGTCAAAAAGAGCGAATAGATCAGCAGTTTCAGTTCATAATAAGAGGTGA
- the REC107 gene encoding Rec107p (similar to Saccharomyces cerevisiae REC107 (YJR021C); ancestral locus Anc_5.131): MTSHSEDLSTDISSSLSSPFGKSFNRRRVNTASSQVERLDEADKQILEWAGKLEMESVDLREKSAQLVQVLQKNSKELCGLMKRLDGALAKQGDLDEARKLINDLGSRLEKQVGVIESQVKTVNNFDYENEFKKLEKKIIKSLEEDQQTTTKSTDQTHELLFNVSRQIEDTHQVMISMSKDITALYDRQTSLEKCIANYGDIARSSSVILPDDEPTLNDGPITRSMSKRTRSTASRPKKVVKPRDSTIARTIIPWEEVDMYYASEI, encoded by the exons ATGACTAGCCACTCAGAAGATTTATCAACAGATATCTCATCGTCACTGTCTTCACCGTTCggcaaaagtttcaatAGAAGGAGAGTCAATACGGCCAGCTCACAGGTTGAGCGGCTAGATGAGGCTGATAAGCAGATCCTGGAATGGGCTGGGAAGTTAGAGATGGAGAGTGTAGATCTTCGAGAGAAATCAGCACAACTAGTTCAGGTACTACAAAAGAACTCGAAGGAATTATGTGggttgatgaagagactgGATGGAGCTTTAGCTAAGCAGGGCGATTTAGACG AGGCTCGGAAACTGATAAATGATTTGGGGTCTCGATTGGAGAAGCAGGTGGGTGTGATTGAGAGTCAAGTCAAGACAGTCAATAATTTCGATTATGAGAATGAATTTaagaaacttgaaaagaagattatCAAGTCTTTAGAAGAGGACCAGCAAACAACTACAAAATCTACTGATCAAACGCATGAATTGCTCTTCAACGTGAGCAGACAGATCGAGGATACTCACCAGGTGATGATCTCTATGTCAAAGGATATTACAGCGCTTTATGATCGGCAGACTTCGCTTGAAAAGTGTATTGCGAATTACGGAGACATTGCACGCAGCAGCTCAGTGATTCTTCCAGATGATGAGCCAACACTTAATGATGGACCCATAACGAGATCAATGAGTAAGAGAACGAGAAGTACTGCATCCAGACCCAAGAAAGTGGTTAAACCGCGCGATTCCACAATTGCAAGAACTATCATACCTTGGGAAGAAGTCGACATGTATTATGCCTCAGAGATATGA
- the ADE3 gene encoding trifunctional formate-tetrahydrofolate ligase/methenyltetrahydrofolate cyclohydrolase/methylenetetrahydrofolate dehydrogenase ADE3 (similar to Saccharomyces cerevisiae ADE3 (YGR204W); ancestral locus Anc_5.134) — translation MTGQLIDGKACAQAIRSEVADEILKLKKQDHSFKPCLSIIQVGSRKDSSTYVRMKCKAAKEAGIEADFISLDEDITEHELLDKIALLNEDPSVHGVLVQLPLPGHIDEDKVTSAVVASKDVDGFGPINIGELNKKNGHPYFMPCTPKGIIELLKRYHVTIAGSKSVVVGRSDIVGSPVAELLKSMDSTVTITHSKTQDLPSYLQDADIVVVAIGQPEFVKGEWFKNNKKGVVVVDVGTNFVEDSTKKSGYRNVGDVEFDEALKYVRLITPVPGGVGPMTVAMLMQNTLIAAKRQLESGGKLCEFEALPLKLQKPVPSDFEISRAQKPKEISQVALEAGILPSELEPYGSTKAKVNLKMMDRLKNRENGKYVLVTGITPTPLGEGKSTTTVGLAQALGAHLKKTVFANVRQPSMGPTFGIKGGAAGGGYSQVIPMDEFNLHVTGDIHAISMANNLLAAAIDTRMFHESTQKDAALYKRLVPAKKGVRTFTTTMKKRLEKLGIDKTNPDDLTPEEITQFARLDIDPETITWRRVVDCNDRFLRGITIGEAPTERGFTRHTGFDISVASECMAILALCNSLSDMRERLGKIVVAASKSGVPITCEDIGCAGAMTALLKDAIKPNVMQTLEGTPVFVHAGPFANISIGANSVLADKMALKLAGVDPELPEEEKKERFGYVVTEAGFDFTMGGERFINIKCRSSGLTPDVVVIVATVRALKVHGGGPEVKAGAPLPAAYLTEDVDLLRKGCANLAKHISNAKQYNLPVVVAINKMSSDSDLEHQVIKEESLKAGAIDAIVSNHWEEGGAGAIDLANGIVKATQEESSENFKFLYDTDGLTVQEKITKIAQDMYGAKDVEFSPEAQKKIELYTKQGFDKLPICIAKTQYSLSHDANLKGVPTGFTFPIRDVRASIGAGYLYALAAEIQTIPGLPTHCGFMNVEVNEDGEIDGMF, via the coding sequence ATGactggtcaattgatcgatggGAAGGCCTGTGCTCAGGCAATTCGCTCTGAAGTGGCAGATGAGatattgaaattgaaaaaacaGGATCATTCTTTTAAACCATGTTTAAGTATCATTCAAGTGGGATCTCGTAAGGACTCTAGTACTTACGTGCGTATGAAATGTAAAGCCGCAAAGGAGGCTGGAATTGAAGCTGATTTTATTAGtttggatgaagatattACAGAGCATGAGTTGCTTGACAAAATTGCACTTTTGAATGAGGATCCTTCTGTGCATGGTGTGCTTGTTCAATTGCCCCTACCGGGTCacattgatgaagataagGTCACTTCTGCAGTTGTCGCTTCGAAAGATGTTGATGGCTTCGGACCTATTAACATTGGTgagttgaacaagaaaaatggACATCCTTACTTTATGCCCTGCACACCAAAGGGTATcattgagcttttgaaaagatacCATGTGACTATCGCGGGCTCCAAGTCTGTTGTGGTTGGTAGATCTGATATTGTTGGATCGCCAGTTGCtgagcttttgaaatctATGGACTCAACTGTAACTATTACTCATTCCAAGACTCAAGATTTGCCTTCTTATCTGCAAGATGCCGATATCGTGGTTGTTGCGATTGGACAACCAGAGTTTGTTAAGGGTGAGTGGTTTaagaacaacaagaaggGTGTTGTTGTCGTTGATGTCGGTACAAATTTTGTCGAAGACTCGACTAAGAAGTCTGGTTACAGAAACGTCGGCGATgtcgaatttgatgagGCTTTGAAATACGTTAGGTTGATCACACCTGTGCCCGGCGGAGTGGGCCCAATGACTGTTGCTATGTTGATGCAAAACACTTTGATCGCTGCAAAGCGTCAATTGGAATCTGGTGGAAAACTATGTGAGTTCGAAGCCCTACCAttgaaattgcaaaaaCCAGTTCCTTCTGACTTTGAAATCTCAAGAGCCCAAAAACCCAAAGAAATCTCTCAGGTTGCTTTAGAAGCCGGTATCCTACCATCTGAGTTGGAACCTTACGGTTCGACAAAGGCTAAGGttaatttgaagatgatggACCGTTTGAAAAACAGAGAAAATGGTAAATATGTCTTGGTTACAGGAATCACGCCAACTCCATTGGGTGAAGGTAAATCTACTACAACTGTGGGTCTGGCTCAGGCTCTAGGTGCCCATCTGAAAAAGACAGTCTTTGCTAATGTTCGTCAACCTTCTATGGGTCCAACATTTGGTATCAAAGGTGGTGCCGCTGGTGGTGGTTACTCTCAAGTCATCCCTATGGATGAATTCAATCTGCATGTCACTGGTGACATTCACGCTATCTCTATGGCAAATAACTTGCTAGCAGCAGCCATCGACACAAGGATGTTCCATGAATCTACTCAAAAGGATGCTGCCTTGTACAAGAGACTAGTACCAGCAAAGAAAGGTGTAAGAACTTTCACAACtacaatgaagaagagactaGAGAAGTTGGGTATCGACAAGACCAATCCCGATGACCTGACTCCAGAAGAAATCACTCAGTTTGCCCGTTTGGACATTGACCCTGAAACCATCACTTGGAGGAGAGTAGTTGACTGTAACGATAGATTTTTAAGAGGTATCACCATCGGTGAAGCTCCAACTGAACGTGGGTTCACAAGACATACCGGTTTCGATATCTCAGTCGCTTCGGAGTGTATGGCCATCTTGGCGCTATGTAACTCTCTATCAGACATGAGAGAAAGACTGGGTAAGATCGTTGTAGCTGCTTCCAAGAGTGGTGTACCAATCACATGTGAAGATATTGGTTGTGCTGGTGCAATGACCGCATTGTTGAAGGATGCTATTAAGCCTAACGTTATGCAAACTTTGGAAGGTACTCCAGTTTTCGTTCATGCAGGTCCTTTTGCTAACATTTCTATTGGTGCTAACTCTGTCCTGGCTGATAAGATGGCACTGAAGTTGGCAGGTGTGGATCCGGAATtgccagaagaagagaagaaggaaagatttggtTATGTGGTCACTGAAGCCGGTTTCGACTTCACAATGGGTGGTGAAAGATTCATTAATATCAAGTGTCGTTCATCTGGTTTGACTCCAGATGTTGTCGTCATCGTCGCCACTGTCAGAGCTCTAAAAGTTCACGGTGGTGGTCCTGAAGTGAAGGCTGGTGCTCCTCTACCTGCTGCATACTTGACCGAAGACGTCGACCTCTTGAGAAAAGGTTGTGCCAACTTGGCTAAACATATCTCTAACGCTAAGCAATACAATCTACcggttgttgttgcaattAACAAGATGTCTTCTGATTCTGATCTGGAACACCAAgttatcaaagaagaatctttgaaagctggtGCTATTGACGCTATTGTCTCAAACCATTGGGAAGAAGGTGGTGCTGGTGCGATCGATCTTGCCAATGGTATCGTAAAGGCtactcaagaagaatcaagcGAAAACTTCAAATTCCTATATGACACCGACGGATTGACCGTTCAAGAGAAGATCACCAAGATTGCGCAAGATATGTACGGTGCCAAGGATGTCGAATTTTCTCCAGAAGctcagaagaagatcgaGCTATACACCAAGCAAGGTTTCGACAAGTTGCCAATCTGCATAGCAAAGACCCAATATTCGTTATCTCACGATGCTAACCTGAAGGGTGTTCCAACTGGTTTCACTTTCCCAATCAGGGATGTGAGAGCTTCCATTGGTGCTGGGTACCTGTACGCATTGGCTGCAGAGATTCAAACCATCCCAGGTCTACCAACGCACTGTGGTTTCATGAACGTCGAAGTTAATGAAGACGGTGAAATTGACGGTATGTTCTGA
- the BNA1 gene encoding 3-hydroxyanthranilate 3,4-dioxygenase (similar to Saccharomyces cerevisiae BNA1 (YJR025C); ancestral locus Anc_5.128), translated as MLNTSPINLDKWLQENGHLLQPPVNNFCLHRGGFTVMIVGGPNERTDYHVNPTPEWFLQKKGAMTLRVVDESKEDNDKFIDITINEGDSYLLPANTPHSPVRYADTVGIVVEQDRPAGANDMMRWYCHSCRQIVHQIEFYMVDLGTQVKEGITEFENDIDKRTCKNCGALNYSRPQ; from the coding sequence ATGCTGAATACTTCACCAATTAATTTGGACAAAtggcttcaagaaaatggtCATCTATTACAACCTCCGGTGAATAATTTTTGTTTGCATAGAGGTGGGTTTACCGTAATGATCGTTGGTGGTCCCAATGAGCGCACAGATTATCACGTCAATCCAACTCCCGAGTGGTTTCTTCAGAAGAAAGGTGCAATGACCCTAAGGGTCGTAGACGAATCTAAAGAGGATAACGATAAATTCATAGATATAACCATTAACGAGGGAGACTCGTATCTATTACCTGCCAATACTCCTCATAGCCCTGTGAGGTATGCAGATACCGTTGGAATTGTGGTTGAACAGGATAGACCTGCTGGAGCTAATGATATGATGCGTTGGTACTGCCATAGTTGCAGGCAAATTGTTCACCAGATAGAATTTTACATGGTTGATCTGGGGACTCaagtcaaagaaggaattACTGAATTCGAAAATGACATTGACAAAAGAACCTGCAAAAATTGTGGAGCATTAAACTACTCTAGACCCCAATGA
- the MDE1 gene encoding methylthioribulose 1-phosphate dehydratase MDE1 (similar to Saccharomyces cerevisiae YJR024C; ancestral locus Anc_5.129) gives MSLDSVVFATDPKHPANLICTLCRQFFHNNWCTGTGGGISIKHPETGHYFIAPSGVQKEQMDPEDLFVMDSKTGEYLRVPTNLKPSACTPLFVACYQHRNAGAIIHTHSQNAVLSSLIFDQEFKIANIEQIKAIPSGKVDADTGKPLALQFYDTLTIPIIENMPHEDLLIDSLLETFEKYPNTCAVIVRRHGIFVWGPTIDKAKVYNEAIDYLMELAVKMHQLGIPPDCAIGEEKKFIQRFE, from the coding sequence ATGTCCCTGGACTCTGTCGTCTTCGCAACAGACCCTAAGCATCCAGCCAACCTCATATGCACACTTTGCAGACAGTTTTTCCACAATAATTGGTGCACTGGTACCGGTGGAGGCATCTCCATCAAGCACCCTGAGACAGGCCACTACTTCATCGCTCCCTCTGGTGTTCAAAAGGAGCAGATGGATCCTGAAGACCTCTTTGTTATGGATAGCAAGACTGGTGAATACTTAAGGGTCCCAACAAACTTGAAGCCTAGTGCCTGTACTCCATTATTTGTAGCATGCTATCAACATCGTAATGCTGGAGCTATTATTCACACCCATTCCCAAAATGCAGTACTTAGCTCGTTAATCTTCGATCAAGAGTTCAAAATTGCTAATATCGAGCAGATCAAGGCGATTCCAAGTGGTAAAGTGGACGCTGACACGGGCAAACCGTTGGCCTTACAGTTCTACGATACTCTCACCATTCCTATAATAGAAAATATGCCCCACGAAGACCTGCTAATAGACTCATTGTTAGAGACATTTGAGAAATATCCAAATACGTGTGCTGTAATTGTAAGAAGACATGGAATTTTCGTTTGGGGTCCCACAATTGACAAGGCTAAAGTGTACAACGAGGCCATTGATTACCTTATGGAACTCGCAGTTAAGATGCATCAGCTGGGTATACCACCGGACTGTGCCATtggtgaagagaagaaatttatCCAAAGGTTTGAGTGA
- the TDA10 gene encoding putative ATP-dependent kinase (similar to Saccharomyces cerevisiae YGR205W; ancestral locus Anc_5.132), which yields MASEKSVLEHTFKFLDLYVPQWFEKRDLSQDKSPLFILLSGPQGSGKSYTAQFVYKYLLEKYGESKRVVQMSIDDFYLTHEDQKEFSDKFADNKLLQGRGLPGTHDIPLLSKCINALISGEDSKVILPQYDKSKFNGEGDRCAKGKEVTLPLDIVVLEGWFLGFSPILERQEISTNPHLQSSAEMVQVNANLFFYKDMLWNNPEIKSLGIVFAADDIHDVYKWRLEQEQALRKTTGEGMTDEEVKKFIDRYFPCYQLYYDDLVSGEDLGSIATLTLGIDLQRTVYSAKERCIE from the coding sequence ATGGCAAGTGAGAAGTCTGTGTTGGAGCACACTTTCAAGTTTCTAGATCTTTACGTTCCTCAATGGTTTGAGAAAAGGGACTTATCGCAGGATAAATCGCCATTGTTCATTCTTTTATCCGGACCTCAGGGATCTGGTAAGTCCTACACCGCTCAATTTGTTTACAAATATTTGCTAGAGAAATATGGTGAATCGAAGAGGGTTGTACAGatgtcaattgatgatttctACTTGACTCATGAGGATCAGAAAGAGTTTAGTGACAAATTCGCAGATAATAAGCTGTTACAAGGACGAGGACTCCCTGGAACCCACGACATTCCACTTTTGTCTAAATGTATTAATGCGCTGATTTCTGGAGAGGATTCAAAGGTCATTTTGCCTCAGTACGACAAGTCGAAATTTAATGGTGAAGGTGACAGGTGTGCAAAGGGCAAAGAAGTGACACTGCCACTTGATATTGTTGTATTGGAAGGCTGGTTTTTGGGTTTCTCACCCATACTAGAACGTCAGGAGATTAGTACAAATCCTCATTTGCAAAGTAGTGCCGAAATGGTCCAGGTGAATGCGAATTTGTTCTTTTACAAAGATATGTTATGGAACAATCCAGAAATAAAATCTTTGGGGATTGTATTTGCAGCCGATGATATCCATGATGTATATAAATGGCGCTtggaacaagaacaagcgCTAAGAAAGACCACGGGTGAGGGGATGACcgatgaagaagtgaaaaaattcatcgacAGGTATTTCCCTTGTTATCAGCTATACTACGACGATCTTGTAAGCGGCGAAGACTTGGGTTCGATCGCTACCTTAACATTAGGAATTGATTTGCAAAGGACTGTGTACTCGGCTAAAGAAAGATGTATCGAATAG
- the MVB12 gene encoding ubiquitin-binding ESCRT-I subunit protein MVB12 (similar to Saccharomyces cerevisiae MVB12 (YGR206W); ancestral locus Anc_5.127), with the protein MTGIAGVEEILRKHPLYNAHGSDFPRNVLKRTEVPQIRLQPLQPSPAMFAPWYQECDELVKACEEHDGRGEEFDQWYSQRYMSNKPPGMVGNVVLSPSKRN; encoded by the coding sequence ATGACTGGTATTGCCGGTGTGGAGGAGATCCTGCGGAAACACCCACTTTACAACGCTCATGGTTCGGATTTTCCACGTAATGTGCTAAAGAGGACTGAAGTGCCCCAAATAAGGTTACAGCCCTTGCAACCTAGCCCTGCAATGTTTGCTCCATGGTACCAGGAATGTGATGAGCTTGTCAAGGCTTGTGAGGAGCACGACGGTCGTGGTGAAGAGTTTGATCAGTGGTACTCGCAACGGTACATGAGCAACAAGCCACCTGGAATGGTTGGCAACGTTGTGCTCTCTCCTTCTAAACGGAACTAG
- the YCH1 gene encoding phosphatase YCH1 (similar to Saccharomyces cerevisiae YGR203W; ancestral locus Anc_5.136), whose product MASRTITQIKYLDAPQLFQWMKQDSNSLGQPFRVIDVRGSDYVGGHIKGCFNYPYKQLTQDDKALEAFKTRLADENPTNETMNVVFHCAQSQQRGPSAALKFLRFLTDEELDKYRIWVLRDGFNHWQDVYGEDNSVTEGYEPDLWSW is encoded by the coding sequence ATGGCGTCTCGAACAATCACTCAGATCAAATATCTGGATGCCCCGCAGCTATTTCAATGGATGAAACAAGACTCAAACTCTTTAGGTCAGCCATTTCGTGTCATAGACGTTAGAGGTTCCGATTACGTCGGAGGTCATATTAAAGGATGCTTTAACTATCCATACAAGCAGTTAACCCAGGATGATAAAGCCCTGGAAGCATTCAAGACCAGGCTAGCAGATGAGAACCCGACCAATGAAACTATGAATGTCGTTTTTCACTGTGCTCAATCGCAACAGAGAGGACCATCAGCAGCATTGAAATTCCTTAGATTCCTAACAGACGAAGAACTTGATAAATACAGGATCTGGGTCCTCAGAGATGGATTCAACCACTGGCAAGATGTTTACGGGGAAGACAATTCTGTCACCGAGGGCTACGAACCGGATCTGTGGTCCTGGTGA
- the TES1 gene encoding palmitoyl-CoA hydrolase (similar to Saccharomyces cerevisiae TES1 (YJR019C); ancestral locus Anc_5.133), with protein MSSKSTSLEKILELTRVSATRFVTTALPAAPVGSRGTFGGTLVAQSLLASLHTVPVDFVPTSLHCYFVSGGDPSRKIFYEVQDLRHGKNFIHKHVRAYQSKRLVFTSAILYAREKKDHDSLHFLKTIKSSELPKPEKFKDAAELFKSQVVENGNLERYGHLQAGFKEPSYAERFISSFHHSPIEYRFPQDMFYSHHPTDLLEKYARIRDPVTVKKTHDHDPSRTITPENDHRYNYVAFAYLSDSYFLLTVPYFHQLPMYSHKFSVSLDHCIHFHQLPRVNDWIYLQVRNPRSYWDKHVLQGEYFNGQSGEIIASVSQEGLVVYDSEEEIKAKF; from the coding sequence atgagTTCGAAAAGCACTAGtttggaaaagattttgGAGCTTACTAGAGTGTCTGCGACGAGATTTGTGACTACAGCTCTTCCAGCTGCTCCTGTTGGATCTCGAGGTACTTTTGGAGGTACTTTAGTGGCACAGTCTTTATTGGCATCCTTGCATACAGTTCCCGTGGATTTTGTTCCTACATCTTTGCATTGTTATTTCGTCAGTGGGGGAGATCCGAGCAGAAAGATCTTTTATGAAGTACAGGATCTCAGGCATGGGAAGAACTTCATTCATAAACATGTGAGGGCTTATCAGAGTAAACGTTTAGTGTTTACGTCGGCGATTTTGTACGCtagagagaagaaagaccATGATTCGTTGCATTTCCTAAAGACCATAAAGTCATCAGAATTGCCAAAACCAGAGAAGTTTAAAGATGCTGCAGAACTATTCAAGTCGCAGGTGGTAGAGAATGGAAATTTGGAGAGGTATGGTCATTTGCAAGCCGGGTTCAAAGAACCCAGTTATGCTGAGAGGTTTATCAGTTCATTCCATCATTCACCAATTGAATATAGGTTCCCACAGGATATGTTTTATTCTCACCATCCTACAGATTTACTCGAAAAGTACGCACGAATCAGAGATCCCGTTACTGTTAAGAAGACTCATGATCATGATCCTTCAAGGACTATCACACCTGAAAATGATCATCGCTACAACTACGTGGCGTTTGCTTACCTCTCAGATTCCTATTTCTTGTTGACCGTACCTTATTTCCATCAGCTGCCAATGTACTCTCACAAATTCAGTGTTTCTTTAGATCACTGTATCCATTTCCATCAACTCCCAAGGGTCAATGACTGGATCTACCTGCAGGTCAGGAATCCAAGATCTTACTGGGACAAGCACGTATTGCAAGGCGAATATTTCAACGGTCAGTCGGGAGAGATTATCGCTAGCGTATCTCAGGAAGGGTTAGTCGTTTATGactctgaagaagagatcaaggCTAAATTCTAA
- the ESS1 gene encoding peptidylprolyl isomerase ESS1 (similar to Saccharomyces cerevisiae ESS1 (YJR017C); ancestral locus Anc_5.135), with protein sequence MSDLVTGLPEGWTVRYSKSKKREYFFHAEDKQSQWEEPEGTNHEQLKEYLANHPLRVRCLHILCKHRDSRRPASHRSENITISKEEAVEELKGLQKRLEAGESFEALAKERSDCSSLKRGGDLGFFGKGEMQASFEKAAFQLKVNEVSGVIESESGVHLIKRVV encoded by the coding sequence ATGAGTGATTTAGTGACTGGTCTGCCCGAGGGCTGGACTGTAAGATACAGCAAatcgaagaagagagaatATTTCTTTCATGCTGAGGATAAGCAATCTCAGTGGGAAGAACCAGAGGGAACGAATCatgagcaattgaaggagTACCTGGCGAACCATCCGCTACGTGTGAGATGTCTACACATCCTGTGTAAACATCGTGATTCTCGTAGACCTGCTTCACATCGTTCTGAGAACATTACGATCTCGAAAGAGGAAGCTGTAGAAGAACTAAAAGGTTTGCAGAAGAGATTGGAGGCTGgtgaaagttttgaagccTTGGCCAAGGAAAGATCGGATTGTTCATCATTAAAGAGAGGTGGAGATCTTGGTTTCTTTGGTAAGGGAGAAATGCAGGCCAGTTTTGAGAAAGCTGCGTTCCAATTGAAAGTCAACGAGGTTAGTGGGGTTATTGAGTCCGAGAGTGGTGTGCATCTGATCAAAAGGGTAGTGTAA